AGTTCCGCCAGGGACCCGGCGGGTTCCGGGACGGGCACCACGTGCTCGGCGTAGACCGTGGCGGCGGCGTTCAGCGCCCGCAGCCGGGCCCCGGCGGTGTGGTGGACGTCGAACGCGGTGACCGTCCTCAGGCCCCGGGCGCCCGTGCCGCCCAGGACGACCGAGCCCACCTTCAGCGGGGTCTGGGTCAGCTCCTCGTCGGCGTAGGCGGTGAACACCCCGGCGTGCGGGCGGACGAGGGCGGAGCGGCGTTCGAGTTCGGCGAGCGGGCCCTGGGCGGCCTCGTCGTCGGGGGCGGTGGCCACCGTCGGGAGGAACGCCGGGCGCGGCGGCGCGGACGCCAGGTCGACCGGTTCGGGAAGACCGGCCGGGGCCGCGCAGAACGGGCAGGCGGGGTGCGGCAGCAGCGGTTCCGAGGCGACGTCGAAGGAGGCCATGTCCTGGATGAGCAGCCGGTCGCGGGTCTCGGCCGGCGGCGCACCGGTGACCAGGCGGAACACCTCGTAGCCGAGCAGGTTGCCGAGCATCGCCGCGAGCGGGCCGGCGGGCTGGGCCCCGGGGGTGCCGGTGCCGAGGGCCAGCCCGCTCCAGAGCCCCGCGGCCGCCGGGCCGGCCGCGGCGCCCGCGCCCAGCCGCAGGGCCGCGCAGGCCCAGCAGGCCGTGGCCTGGGGGGTCATGACCGGTCCGACGACGGCCCGGCCGCCGAAGGTCCATGCCGGGAGCAGCGTCCGCCCCTCGGGCACCCCTTCCCGCAGCAGCGGCAGCACCGTGCCGGGCACATGGGGGCCGGCGGCGGCCACGACGACGCCGTACCCCTCGTAGGCGGCCCAGCCCTCGCCGGTGCTCCCGGGGGCGGTCCGCTCCGGGAGCACCGACAGCTCGACGGGGCAGTCCTGGCCGGCCAGCCGGGCCGCCTCCCGGTGGACCTCCGCGAACTCCTCGGCGGTGGTGCCCCCGGTGCCGTCGAGGAGGGCCGCGTCGACGCCGACGGTGGCGCAGCCGTTGCGGATGAGCGAGAGCACGCACCAGCGGGCCACCGGGCCGTCGCCGAGCACGGCGACCCGGGTGGCCCGGAAGCGGGCGAACCGGGCGTCGGCGTCGTCCGCGTAGTGGTCGATGTAGGCGATCTGCTGGGCGAAGCGTCCGGCGGGGGCCGGGGCGGTCATCAGGACCGCCGACTCGTCCGGCGCCGGTACGGGGCGGGCGAAGCCCCGTGCGTAGAGGGCCTTCACGAGTTCGCCGACCATGGCCTTCTGCCGGTCCCCGAAGCCCCGGCAGATCTCCTCGACGGATCTGCTGCCGTCCAGGTGGGGCACCAGGAGGGTGGCGAACCTGTAGCCGGACCTGGCGGTGAGCCGGAAGCCGCCGTCGGCGTTGTGGAAGATCACGCCGTCGGGTGTCTCGGTGAACAGGACGTCCCGGCGGACTCGCGGCCGGGTTCCGGCGGTCTCTGTGTACGGCGTTGCTGCCATGCGTGCGTCACACCTCTTGTTCTGGGGGCGGGGCGGCCGGCCCGTGATCCGGGCCGCCCTGTACGGGGCGTAGGGGCGTGCGGGGTCGGTGGTGCCTGGTGGTGCGAGTGGTGCACGTGCTGTGGGTGGTGCGCGTGCTGTGGGTGGTGCCTGGTGGTGCAGCCGGTGCGCGTGCTGTGGGTGGTGCCTGGTGGGGTGTGTGGTGCTTGTGGGGTGTGTGGTGCGTGTGTGGTCGTGATCCGGGCGGGTAGCGGGGCCCGGGGCCTCGGTGACCGGCGGTGCGGGCAGGGGCTCTTGGGGCCCGTGGGGTGGTCCGTGACGCGGTCCGGCCGCGGGAGGGTCAGGAGCGGTCCGGGCGGGCACGGCGGGCGGTGCCCGTGGCGCGGTGACGGGGCGTCACCGCAGGGCGGCCGGTCGTGTACTGCCCGCCTGGGGTGTCTCCTCGCGCCTCGGCGGGCGCAGGAGGGCCTGGGGGCGGGCGGAGAGGGGAGCGGTCGCACGCCGGGCGTGGGCCCGCAGCAGTGCGTGCATCCGGAAGGCGCCGGGGCGCTCCTCCTCCAGGAGGCCCGCGTCGAGGAGCCGCTCCATCACCTCTTCGGCCGTCTCCCGCGGGACTCCGAGGACGTCGGCCGCCAGGTCCGCGGTGAGCGGGCCGCGCGTCGTCGACCCGAGCCGCAGATGTGCTTCGGCCAGTGGCCGCGGGAGCCGTCCCAGGGCCTCGTCCAGGGTCAGGGGTACGGACATCCGGGGGTCGTCGGCCAGGCCGAGGCGGGCCGGCAGGTCGTGCCGCAGCCAGTCGGCGCAGTCGGCCAGCTTCAGGCGGGGCCGGGTGAGCAGCCGGGCGGCGGCGATCCGCAGGGCGAGCGGATGGTGTCCGCACACCGAGGCAAGCAGCAGCGCGGCCGACGGCTCGGCGGCGACACGTTCCGGTCCGAGTACGGCGGTGAGCAGGGCATGCGACTCCTCGGGGTCGAGTGCGCCGAGCCGGTGCACGGTGCCGCCGTGCGTGGCGACGAGGGCGGCCAGCCCCATCCGGCTGGTGACGATCGCGGCTCCCCCCGCGTTGGCGGTGAGCAGGGGGCGTACCTGGTCGGGGTGGACGGCGTCGTCGAGGACCAGGAGGGTACGGCCCCGGCCGGCGGGCGGGGCGTCGCGGAGTTCGGCGGCTGCCTCCTCCGCCGGGCGCGGGGTGCCGTCGGGCCGGGTCAGCGGCAGCAGGAGGCAGCCGCCCGGGTAGTGGCCGCCCACCAGGCGCGCCACGTACAGGGCGAGCGCGGTCTTGCCGATGCCGGGCGCACCGGAGAGCACCGCCACCGGGGCCCGTTCCGGGCCTGTGCCGGACCGGTCGCCGAAGGAACCGGCGGGGGGACCGCCGGAGCCGTCCCGGGCGGGGCCGGTCTCCGTCAGCAGGGCGACGAGTTCCTCCACCTGGCTCCGGCGGCCGGTGAAACCGGGCACGGCCGGGAGCGGCGCCGCCGTGCCGCCCCGGGCGGGGGCGGGCCCGCCCCCGCCCGGGGCAGCCCAGGGGAGTGCCGTCCCCGGCACGGCGGGCGCGGCGGGGGGCGCGAGCGAGACGGGGGCGCGGCCGGTGTCCGGGGAGCCCAGGTCGTCGCCCCGCAGGATCGCCAGTTCCAGACGCTGGAGTTCGGGCCGGGGATCGACGCCGAGCTCCTCGCGCAGGTGGGCCTTGATCCTCCGGTACTCCGCCAGCGCCTCGGTCTGCCGTCCGGTCCGGTAGAGGGCCGTCATCAGCTGTTCGCAGAACCGCTCGTGAGCCGGGTATACGCGCGTAACTTCCCAAAGATCGACGAGGGTTTCGCGGCAGCGGCCGTGTTCCAGTTCGATGTCGCAGACCCTCTCCAGGACCCGCAGGCGTTCCTCCGCCAGGCGCGGCACCTCGTCACGGTGCAGCAGTGCGGAGGGGACGTTGGCGAGCAGCGGCCCCTGCCAGAGGGCGAGGGCGGCCCGCAGGGTGTAGAGCTCGGACTCCGTGCCGGACGCCGCCGCCCGGCCGACGAGCTGCCGGAAGTGGAGAAGGTCGAGGGTCCCGGCGTCGGCGTGGATGCGGTAACCGCCGGCGACCGCCACGACCGCCTGGTCCTCGATGCCGTACTTGGCGAAGATCCGGCGCAGCCGCAGTACGCAGCTCTGGAGTGCGGCCTTGGCCGTCGTGGGCTGTTCCTCGCCCCAGACGGCATCCTGCAGGTGGTCGGTGGAGACGACCGATCCCGGCCGGATGAGCAGGGCCGCCAGCAGCGAGGTCGGCTTGGAGGGCGGAAGGACCACGACGTCCCGCCCATCGGTGATGCTCAAGGGACCGAGCAGTTGGAACAGCACCGTCGTCCGCCTTCCCCGTGCACTCTCCGCGGCCCGTCGGGCCGTCTGCGTCGCCGTACCGTCCCAAAGCCGGCGGTCTACTGCCAGCCGAAGTCGTGCGGGCGGTGCCCCGGGTCCGCGGGCACGGCGGGTGCCGCGGGTCCGCCCGCACCGGGCACGGCGGGGGTGGCGGGGATGCTCTGTCCGGCGGAGGCGGTGGCGTACGCGGAGGCGGTGGCGTGCGCGGAGGCGGTGGCGTGCGCGGGGGCCGTGGCGAGAACGCCCCCGGTCAGCGCCAGGGTCATGAGGGCGGTACAGGAGATCCGGTGGAGACGCGTCATGCGGCAAGCCCTTCCAACCATCGGTGGGGAGCGGTCGACAGCACCGTGAGTTTTGTACGGGAGTGACGCGACGGTGAAGGTCGGACCGGTGGACCGATGAGGCCATGGCCCCTTCCGTCCAGCATGCGGACGCCCGGACCGGCACCGGCCGCCGGGAGGCCGTCTGCCCCCGCGCACACACTCGTGCCATGATCTTTACCGAAGCGTCACCGGAGTGCCGAAGAGTAGACGTTGTCGCCTGTGGCAATAACTCCGGGAAGCGACAGGGCTCCTGGCGAGGAGGGACGATGCTCGACCCCTTGGGTCTGGACGCCATGACGGAGGCCGTCTACCGGGCACTGCTCGGCCGGCCGCACGCGTCCCCCGCGGAGCACTGTTCCCGCCTGCAACTGACCCAGGATCAGTTCGACGTTGTTGTACAGGAGTTGAAGGATCTGGCATTGGTGCGTCCGGCCACGGAGGGCGACGGCGACGGCCGGCGCCTGCACGTGGTCAATCCCCGGCTGGGCCTGGAGATGCTGCTGGCACGCCAGCGGGCCCTGCTCGCCGCCCAGCGGCAGCGGCTGGAGGCCGGGGAGGCCGCCGTGGCCGAACTCCTCTGCCGCCTGCCCGCCACCCATCCGGCGGCCGACGAGTCCCCGGTGGTGCACCTGGACGGTGTGGACCATGTGCGGGACTACCTGACGCGGCTGCACGAGGAGGTGGAGGAGGAGATCCTGACCTTCGCGACGGGCGGTGCGCAGACGGAGGAGAACATGCACGCCTCCCGCCCGCTCAACCAGCGGCTCCTGGAGCGCGGGGTGCGGATGCGCACGGTCTATCTCGACAGCATCCACAACCACCCGCCCACGGTGGCCCATGTGACCTGGCTGGCCTCGATCGGGGCCGAGATCCGCACGGCCCCCTCGCTCAGCACCCGCATGATCATCACCGACCGGCGGCTCGCCCTGGTCGCCCTCGACGACCAGGACTCCTCGCTCGGGGCGCTCGTGGTGTCGGGCCCGGGGCTCATCGCCGCGCTGGAGGCCCTCTTCGAGAACGTCTGGGACCGCGCCGAACCGCTCGGTCCCTCCGAGAAGCCCGGGGACCACTCGCTGACCCGGCAGCAGCACGAGACCCTGCGCCTGCTGGCGCGCGGCTACACGGACGAGGCCATAGCCAAGCGCCTCGGCGTCTCCCCTCGGACCGCCCGCCGTATCGCCACCGGCCTCCTCGGCCACCTCGACGCCCGCAGCCGCTTCCAGGCGGGTGTCCACGCGGCCCAGCTGGGTTATCTGCCCGCCGACGGCAGGTGACCGGGCGCCAGGCCGCGGCGGGAGCGGTCACGGTCCTGTCCTCCCTAAAGGCTGTCCCGTGATCCGTGGTGGAGCAGCGTGCGGCGTCAGACGGTGGGGGTCCCTCCCGCGCCGTTCAGGCTGTGGGGGAGCATCGCAAGGCGGAGGGGCGTTCGCGTACGTATGGGGGCACCCCCGGGCGAAGCCACTGGGGGAGTATGCGGACGTTCCGACAACACCGCGAGGTGCCGTGGCTGTCGTCGCACGCCCGCCAGGGATTACGGGACAGCCTTTAAGCTGCCGCGAAGTGACAAGTAGCTCTCTGCAGGAAAGCAGGGGTGTGCTTGTCCGGGTTTTCGATCTTCTGGAGTTGTTGAGGGAGCGGTTCCGCGAGGTTGGTCCGGTCACGACGACCGGAGGGAGCACGGGGAGCGGCAGGAGTGGGAGCCGGAGGACCTGATCGAGGTCTGGACGCTGCTGGAGGAGGACCAGGAGCGGCTGCGGAACAAGTCGGGGCGAACCGGCTGGGGTTCGCGCTGTTGCTGAAGTTCTTCGAGGTGGAGGCCCGGTTCCCGGAGGCTCCCGGAGGTTCCCGGCGAGATCCCGGCGCCGGCGGTGTCGTACGTGGCCCAGCAGGTGAAGGCGCCGGCCGAGGAGTGGACCGGGTACGACCAGCAGGGCCGGGCGATCAAGCGACACCGGGTGGAGATCCGGGGCGCGTTCGGGTTTTGGGAGTGCACTGCGGAGGACCAGGCGCAGCTCGCCGAGTGGCTGGCGGCGGAGCTGTGCGGGGTGGAGCTGAACCGGGACCGGCTGGCGGAGGCCGTGGTCGTGCGCTGCCGGGGTGACCGGATGGAGCCGCCGACGCCGGGGCGCATCGCCCGCCTGGTCGGGTCAGCGGTCACTGCCTTCGAGGAGCGGTTCTGCGCGGCCACCGTGGACCGGCTGTCGGCGGCGACCCGTTCCCGGCTGGACGACCTGGTCGCCGAGGACGTCGGCGGGGAGGAGTCGGCGGGCGGCGGCGTTTCGTTCTTCTCCGAGCTGAAGGCGGACCCGGCGCGCTGGGCTTGGACAGTCTGCTTGCGGAGGCGAACAAACTCCAGCGGGTGCGCGCGCTGGAGCTGGCACCGGAGCTGTTCGGGGACGTGTCGGAGAAGCTGGTGGCGGCGTGGCGGGTGCGGGCGTCGAAGGAGTACCCCCCGGACCTGCGGGCGGCGGCCGGGCAGGTGCGATACACGCTGCTGGCCGCGCTGTGCCATGTGCGGCAGACGGAGATCACCGACTCGCTGGTGGAGTTGCTGCACCTGCTCCAGTCCGCGCTGGTGCACGTCAACACCCTGCTCCTCCAGGACATCCTCGCCGAGGAGAAGTGGCAAAAGAAGCTCACCATCGCCGACCGCAGGGCCCTGTCTCCGCTGTTCCGGACCCACGTGAACCCGTACGGACGTTTCGAGCCGGACATGAACAGCCGCCTCGACTTGGGCCTGTCCCTCCGGGCGACGGTGGCCGGCCCGCGCATCCCGCACGATGAGGCAGCCGCTACTTCAGCGTGACACGCGGACTACCGCAACTTGGCCGGAGTCAAGGTGAAGGCGCTGTTGCCCGGCACGCTTCAGCTCCCCGGGCAGCATGCTGGCCGGGGCCACAGGCTATGTGGCGCTGCGTGACGCGAACCTCGCCCAACCGCGTGTCGCAGGGACTCCAGCAATCGTCTACTGGATCAGGTCGGTATGCGTGTAGCACTTCGAGCAGGCGTAGAGCTGCAGATGATTCCCACCGGAGACCTGGACCCCTGGCGGGTTCGACACTTTGTCGTCGTCGACCACGGCGATGTGCTGATCCTCGTACGGGACCCAGCTTCTTCTGTAGTCCCGGCATTCGTCCGAGGCGATCGTCAGCAGCGGGTTCATCGCGGCACCGCAGTTGATGCAGAACCGGGTGATGGGATCGGTGAGGCCCCACGGTGCCCATCCACCGACCTTCCAACCGGGGGCCTCGGACAGCTCGTTCATGTAGAACTCCTGCGGGGCGATCTCGTACGAATCATCGATCGCGGCGCCGGACGCCTGCCACACGCTCCAGTCGCTCAGCTGCTGCTGCAGCTCCTCGTCCAGTTCCAGAAAGTTCGGGTACTCAGTAACTTGCTCCGGCGCGAGTACACATGGCTCCGGTATGTAGTTGTCGTCAGCCTCGGCCGGCTTGGGTGGCGAGTCGAGGACAGTGCCGACGTCGGAGGCAGTTCGCCAGAACAGCTCGGTTGAAGGCTTGTACTCCGGCGGGTGCTCCGAGGGACACCACAGCACCTGGAGCAGGTCGCTCCGTCCGGGCGGCCGCAGCGCAGGCACGTCGCGTACGTACAGCTGGGCCACTGACACGAGGGGGGAGACCGGGCCCTCGTGCCACTTGTCGCAGTACAGCCACGGCTGATTGGCAGGCCACAGCAGTGGTCCGCCGATCGAGCTTTGGTACGGCGACGGGAAACCGGGGCGGGGATGTAGCCGGGTCGCCGGGCGCGCCAGCGGGGCCAGTCGAGGGAAGACCGCAGCTACGTCGACTGGCCGCGGTGGGGTGGTACGGGTGACGTTCACAGTGGCGATCCTGCCAGCGGCCTCTGACAATCGACGTACGACGAGTCAACCGCAGCCCGGCGCTCCCCCTCTGCAGCCACCGCCCGCATCCGCATCGGTCCACCGCTCCATCGCTCACCAGATCCAGCGCGACTCACTCGGGGTTGACGCATCAAGCCCTTCTCATGAACGGTCCTTTGCCCGAGCGAGATCGGAAACGGGTCGCCGAACCGCCGCCGGGTCCGGTTCCGTTCTCAGAACCCGTTCTCTCCCGAAAGCGGCACGGACCCCCTTCCGAGACTTGCATGTGCGAAAATCCGGGCTCATGACAGGGCCTCAGCACCCACCGAAGACCGACCGGTCGGACGCGGACGACGTCGAAGCGCACGCCTGTCCGAAGTGTGAAGCCCAGCCCGAACGACCCTGCCGCTCGCGCGGCGGCGCGGTCGCCTCGGCCTACCACACACGCCGCTTCACCACGGTGCCCCGGCTGAAGAAGGCGCTGTGGGTTCCGACTCCGGCCGACCGCGGGCCGGGCCAGCCGTGGCGGCCGGGCAACCCGCCGCCGACACCGTTCGACCCGGACCTGCCGGGCGCGGACATCCGCATCGGCTACGCCCGCTGCTCGCCCCTCGGCCAGGAACTCGACTCCCAGCCGACGCGCTCGCGGGACACGGCATCCCTCGCGACAAGATCTTCAGCGGGAAGATCAGCACCCGCGTCCGGGTCCGCCCGGAGTCCGGGGAGGCGCTGCGGACGGCGCGGGAGGTCAAGGCGCACGCCCCGCACTGCCGGGTCGGCTTCACGGTGTACGAGATGAAGCGCCCCGGCCGCGACGCTGCCGGTCCCACCGCCTTGGCGGACCACCTCATCGTCCGCGGCCCGGTCCTGGAGATGCTCGCCGGACCCCTGCCCGCCATCCACGACCCCACCGGCCCCGGCAAGCCGCTGTTCGCGTTCTTCGCTGCGACGGCAGAAACCGAGCGGGAGAACATCCGCGAGTCGCCCCTGGAAGGGCTCGACACCGCGTCCCGTAAGGGCAAGCACGGCGGTCGGCCCTCTGTCATCACCGACGACATGCTCCACACCGTCCTCCGGCGCCACGCGGGCGGTGAGTACGTCGAGCAGATCCAGCCCGACCTATTCATCCCCACCGGCAAGCGCAAGGGACACAACCCCTCGATGGCCAGCATCTACCGGGCCCTCACCGAGCACGCCAAGCACGAGGCATACCCCGAAGCCGTCGAGCAGGCCCACGCCGACTTCACCGCCGGCCGGACCGCGACGGTCCCCGAGCCTCGCCCCACTACCCCTGACCGAGCGTCACTCTGATCACAGAGAGCTACTTGTCACTTCGCGACAGCTTCGGGAGGACAGGGCCGTCACGCGCCGGCGGACCGGCAGGTGCGGACGTGCGCCCCGGCCTCGCCGGGGGTCCGGGGGACGACGGGCTTCGGCAGGGCGTCCGGCCGGTCCGCGAAGGGGTCGCCGGCCCGGCCGGTCCGCGAAGGGGTCGCCGGCCCGGCCGTCGCCCGCCAGGTGCGGCGCCCGAGGAGCGGCCCTCCGGCCCGGGACACCGCGCCGCGCTCCGGAGCGCCCTTCGGGTCGCGTTCCGGTCAGGGCAGGCCGGCCGTCGCCGCGGCGGCCCTGACCCGCTCCCGGTAGTCACGGACCTGGGACAGGCTTCCCCACCCGGCCGTCAGACGGCTGTGCAGACCGCGCAGTTCGTGGACGGTCGTACTCTGCTCGCTGTGGACCGCCTGCTCCACCACCGGTGTCGCCACGTCCAGCGCCGCCTCCAGATCGCCCGCGCAGGCGTGGCTGTCCGCGAGGCGCAGGGTGAGGAGGAGCCTGGCCGGGCGCATCCGGGGCGCCAGATGGGCCAGCGACTCGGCGGTGGCGGTGACGGCCCGGCGCGCCGTGGCCCGGTCCCCCGTGCCGGCCGCCAGGTCACGCAGCGCGCCGGCCACCGCCGACTCGGCCCGCATCCGCCCGTCGGCCCCGGTGAGCCAGGGCGCCTCCGCGCCGTCGCGCCGGTCGAGGCGGGCGAGTCCCCGGCGGGCCAGCGCGATGTGCCGCCGGCATTCCGGGCCGTCCTGGCGGAGGGCGTACGCCCGCGCCTGGTAGAGGTGGGCGAGGGCCGTCACCCAGCCCCGGCGCGGGTCCAGTGCCGCCATCGCCTGGGCGTAGACCAGCGCGGACGCCGCGTCCCGGTCCAGCCGGACGAGGGTGCAGAGGTCACCGAGCAGGGAGGCCTGGGAGATGACGTCGTCCGAGGCTCCGGCCCAGCGCAGGCCGTGCGCGAGCCACGCCGTGCTGACGGCCGCCTGCCCCCGGGCCATCCGCAGCTGTCCGGCCAGCTGGGCGTAGGCGGCGGCGAGTCTCAGCTGCGCGTGCGGCAGCCGGCCGGACGCGTTCACCTGCCGGGCCCACCCCACGACCAGGTGCAGCACGTGTTCGGCGGTCTCCGGCGCGCCCGGCGGCCGGTCCTCGGCCGCGCCCTGGGTCAGGCGGCCGAGGAGCGCGGTGAACCCGTGCACCGCCTCGGTCTCCGGGACCGCCCGCAGCCCTTCCGGGCTCTCCTTCAGCAACCCGCGCACGAAGGCGGGTTCGGGTACGGAGCAGCCCGCCGAGGCGTGCAGCGGGCAGATCACCTCCCGGTCCGGCAGCCGTACCGGCCAGGCCCGCTCCCCGTCCCCGGTGCCGTCGTCCGGCAGGGTCCCGCCACCGGGCAGGTACCCGTCGCCGGGCAGGGGGGCGAACAGGGCCCGGCCCACCGCCTCGGAGAGGACACCGGGGGAGCCCGCCGTCCGGGGCGCCCCGGCGAGGGCCGACAGCTCACCGCCCGCCCCGAGCAGCGGGTCGAGGCGGTCCGCCAGCCCGGCCGCCGGTTCACGCAGCCCGCTCTCCAGTTTGCTGATCAACGTGTGGTGGTAGCCCACGAGTTGGCCGAGCTGGAGCTGGGTGAGCCCTGCCCGGCGCCGCAGGCTCCGTAACCGGGCGCCGAACTCGGCCCACGGCCGGTCGCCGTGCGCGGGCCGGCCGCCCCCGCCGGTCCGCGCGCCGTCCTCGGCCCGGCCTGCGGGGTCGCAGGCTCGGTGGACATCGGACATGGTCCCTCCCGTCCGGGACGCGAACCGCCTTCGAGCCGCCCGGGTTCGCACCACCGGGCACTGTCGCACACTGGTTCCCCCGCGCCTATCCCCCGCCCGGATCCGCTCCCGGCCCGCCGGTCCCCCACTCCCGCCGCACCCACCGCCCCCGCCGCTCCCACCGGTTCCGCCGCCCCCGCGACTCCCCCTGATTCCGGCCTCCCCCACCGGCCCCACCGCACCTCCGGAAGCGTCAGATTCGAGCAGTAGTGCACAAAATCAGAGATGCGTCCGAAACGCTACGGAAATCCGGCCATTCCGCATGTCTGAACTTCACGGGAACTCCAGCGAAATGGCACGTGTGTGGATATCGTGCACCGAGCGAGGGCGCATCCGTCAGTCCATGGGATCGGCGGATGCGCCCCGTTTGTGGGGATGCGACTGTGGCTGGGGGGCTCATGGGGCATGTCGAATTACCTGAATCGGAGTTTTCGAGGCCGGTCCGGCCGGCCGGGACAGCGGGGGCGCCTCGACCACGCACCGCCGTGACCCGGAACCGTACGGCCGCTCTCGAACAGCTGTGGAAGGCGCCGAGCGCACCGCGCGGCCCGGCTCAGCCGGCCGTCGCCGCGGCCCGGAAACCGGACCCGTTCCCGGCCCTGTTCGCGCTGGCCGACGCCCTGGCCCTGGGGGGTTTGGCCTGGGGTGTGCTGTACGCGGCCGGTGAGCCGCACGCCCCGCTCACCGCCGCCGTGGCGGCGCTCGTCTGGGCCGGGGTGCGCGCTGCCCGCGGCCGGTACGCGGCCGGGCCGTCCGGGCAGCCGGACGGGTTCGCGAGGACGGCGGCCGACTGGCTGGTGCTCGTCGGACTGTTCGCCGTGCTGCTGGCCCTGGCGGAGCACCGGCCCGCCCCGGAGAACGCCGTCCTCGCCCTGCTGCCCGGCCTGCCCGCCGCGGCCGCCGTGGCGGTGGTCCGGCGCCGGACCGCCACACGGGGCCGCCCGGCACACCGCGTGCTGGTGGTCGGTGAGGCCGCGGGCCTGGAGCGCGCGGTCGGCCGTCTCGGCTCCCGTCCCGGACACCCCTACCGGGTGGTGGCGGCCGTGCCGGTGGGCGAGGGGGCACCGGGCGGGGAGACGCCCGTACCGGGGCGGCTCGCGCCCGAGCCCGCCGACGACGACGTCTCCACCGTGCTCGGCGGTGCCTTCGCGCACGACGCGGACCTGGTGCTGGTGGCCCCGGGCCCGGATCTGGCGGAGGACCGGCTGCGCCGGCTGTCCTGGGGACTGCACGACGCGGGGATCGCGCTCTGCGTGCTCTCCGAGCTGTCGGGCACGGCGACGGGGCGCGTGCGTCCGGTGTCCGCGGCCGGGCTGACCCTGCTGCATGTCGCACCGCCGCTGCGGAACGGCCCGCAGGCGCTGCTCAAGGCGGCGGTCGACCGGTGCGGCGCGGCGCTGGGGCTGCTGTTCCTGGCTCCGCTCCTGCTCGGGATAGCACTCGCCGTGCGGCTCTCCTCGCACGGCCCGGCCTTCCACCGGCAGGTCCGGCACGGGCGGCACAACAGGCCGTTCACCATGTGGAAGTTCCGCACGATGGTGGTGGACGCGGAGTCCCGCAAGGAGCAGCTCGTCTCGGCCAACGAGAGCGAG
This DNA window, taken from Streptomyces nitrosporeus, encodes the following:
- a CDS encoding sugar transferase is translated as MGHVELPESEFSRPVRPAGTAGAPRPRTAVTRNRTAALEQLWKAPSAPRGPAQPAVAAARKPDPFPALFALADALALGGLAWGVLYAAGEPHAPLTAAVAALVWAGVRAARGRYAAGPSGQPDGFARTAADWLVLVGLFAVLLALAEHRPAPENAVLALLPGLPAAAAVAVVRRRTATRGRPAHRVLVVGEAAGLERAVGRLGSRPGHPYRVVAAVPVGEGAPGGETPVPGRLAPEPADDDVSTVLGGAFAHDADLVLVAPGPDLAEDRLRRLSWGLHDAGIALCVLSELSGTATGRVRPVSAAGLTLLHVAPPLRNGPQALLKAAVDRCGAALGLLFLAPLLLGIALAVRLSSHGPAFHRQVRHGRHNRPFTMWKFRTMVVDAESRKEQLVSANESEGPMFKMRRDPRVTRIGQVLRRTSVDELPQLLNVLRGDMSLVGPRPPLPEEVARYDERELRRLAVRPGLTGLWQVSGRSDLSWQETVRLDLWYVDNWSVTTDMRLIARTVRAVTDGRGAY